The Camelina sativa cultivar DH55 chromosome 14, Cs, whole genome shotgun sequence genome includes a window with the following:
- the LOC104743106 gene encoding uncharacterized protein LOC104743106, with protein MVRDIEDEIRVEKNHPQLGEGSLEDEIIIVEKNQPQLDEVSIVLLDSPHSVGETVEEIGSVSEKLNEHCNVYCDDDFESALNIFPYVHVPPKKGNFWNYEICTSSELSTACILCDLADDSVVPCSGKDCPLAVHMKCAELDCEEDPAASSYCPYCWLKYQATSSMAVAAAKAHEHSSAHMSDTELKSGVIAMARENVQLEDGSDKTLPMQLHENLHQIRKAVEQLKALNLHLDESADQFIDMEKACGEASVVVNDQPKRVLWTVEEEKMLMVGVEKYSKIIKKNMPWKKILEMGEGVFHVNRSSSDLKDKWRKMVRM; from the exons atggtgagAGATATCGAAGATGAGATCAGAGTCGAGAAGAATCATCCCCAGCTTGGCGAAGGTAGTCTCGAAGATGAGATCATCATAGTCGAGAAAAATCAACCACAGCTTGACGAAGTTAGTATCGTTCTCCTCGACAGTCCTCATTCC GTAGGTGAAACTGTTGAAGAAATTGGCTCTGTCAGCGAGAAGCTCAATGAACATTGTAACGTTTACTGTGATGATGACTTCGAATCTGCTCTAAACATCTTCCCTTATGTTCATGTGCCTCCCAAGAAGGGCAACTTTTGGAATTATGAGATTTGCACAAGCTCTGAGCTGTCTACTGCTTGTATACTATGCGATCTTGCAGACGATTCTGTAGTGCCTTGTTCTGGGAAGGACTGTCCTCTCGCTGTTCACATGAAATGTGCTGAGCTTGATTGTGAAGAAGATCCTGCTGCATCCTCATACTGTCCCTATTGTTGGTTGAAATATCAAGCGACTAGTTCCATGGCTGTTGCAGCTGCAAAGGCACATGAACACTCTTCAGCTCACATGTCCGATACTGAGCTGAAGAGTGGAGTTATAGCCATGGCGAGAGAAAACGTTCAACTAGAGGATGGCTCTGATAAAACACTACCAATGCAACTACATGAGAACCTCCATCAGATACGCAAAGCTGTCGAGCAGCTTAAGGCTCTAAATCTCCATTTAGACGAATCAGCTGATCAGTTCATTGATATGGAGAAAGCTTGCGGAGAAGCTTCTGTTGTTGTTAATGATCAGCCAAAAAGGGTTCTTTGGACagtcgaagaagaaaagatgttgATG GTGGGAGtggaaaaatattcaaaaataatcaagaaaaacatGCCATGGAAGAAGATTCTGGAGATGGGAGAAGGTGTATTCCACGTGAATCGTAGCtcgtccgatcttaaggacaagTGGAGAAAGATGGTACGTATGTGA